The following are encoded together in the Vidua macroura isolate BioBank_ID:100142 chromosome 6, ASM2450914v1, whole genome shotgun sequence genome:
- the ASPG gene encoding 60 kDa lysophospholipase isoform X2 produces MEVAAGQPRSLLRALAGPRPQEQRPGCPSAPSAKAEARVLVINTGGTIGMVQDSKGLAPEANKLVNSLKTMPMLHDEAYAQETKVSNCHEFPKNTLVLPLSKQNKRIFYTIIELSPLLDSSNMTPDDWAKIATKLEKHYEKYDGFVILHGTDTMAYTASALSFMCENLGKTVVLTGSQVPIYELQNDGRDNLLGALLMAGQFVIPEVCLYFYNKLYRGNRVTKVDAGSFNAFSSPNLPPLANAEVDITINWETVWRANTKKKFRVHTNMNRNVGLLRIFPGITAAAVKAFLQPPIEGIVLETYGSGNAPDKREDLLEELRKATERKVVILNCTQCLRGAVKTVYATGQTLADAGVIPGGDMTPEAALTKLSYTLSKRNLSWEEKRQMLSENLRGEMTVVPTGAKFSLRDSKFIQVIAKSLSISSKEELEAVRDALIPPLACAAAKLGDIEALRAIAEMGGNLSCGDYDGRTPLHIAASEGHLPLVEYLLTSGATVYARDRYGSTPLMNAIKFRHIPVINLLRETGAHLSSHDLEDVGTILCSLTAKGDMDGLYAWYLAGADLEQTGYDGRNPLQVAEATGQKEVLDFLKQKQ; encoded by the exons ATGGAGGTAGCGGCGGGACAGCCGCGctccctgctcagagccctggccGGGCCCCGGCCCCAGGAGCAGCGCCCCGGCTGCCCCTCGGCTCCCTCCGCCAAGGCCGAGGCGCGGGTGCTGGTCATCAACACGGGCGGCACCATCGGCATGGTGCAGGACTCCAAGG ggcttgCTCCTGAGGCCAATAAATTAGTAAACAGTTTGAAAACGATGCCGATGCTGCACGATGAGGCGTATGCCCAGGAAACAAAAGTGAGCAACTGCCATGAATTCCCAAAGAACACACTGGTGCTCCC TCTCTCCAAGCAAAACAAGAGAATTTTTTACACAATCATTGAGCTCTCGCCACTGCTTGATTCTTCCAACATGACACCAGATGACTGGGCCAAAATTGCAACGAAACTTGAG AAGCACTACGAGAAGTACGATGGTTTTGTGATCCTGCACGGTACTGATACTATGGCGTACACAGCTTCAGCCCTGTCCTTCATGTGTGAGAACCTGGGCAAAACTGTTGTTCTGACAGGATCTCAG GTGCCCATTTATGAGCTGCAGAATGACGGCCGAGACAACCTTCTGGGGGCACTGCTGATGGCTGGGCAGTTCGTGATTCCTGAG GTGTGcctatatttttataataaactGTACAGGGGAAATAGGGTGACTAAGGTGGATGCTGGGAGTTTCAATGCCTTTTCCTCACCTAACCTGCCTCCACTTGCAAATGCTGAGGTTGATATTACAA TTAACTGGGAAACGGTTTGGAGAGCCAATACCAAAAAGAAATTCCGAGTTCACACCAATATGAACAGGAATGTTGGACTTCTGCGGATCTTCCCAGgaatcactgctgctgct GTAAAAGCATTCCTTCAGCCTCCAATTGAGGGCATAGTACTCGAAACTTATGGAAGTGGCAATGCCCCAGACAAGAGAGAAGATTTGCTGGAAGAACTGAGAAAAGCAACTGAACGCAAAGTGGTGATTCTGAACTGCACGCAGTGCTTACGTGGGGCTGTTAAAACAGTCTACGCAACAGGGCAG ACTCTCGCTGATGCTGGAGTAATTCCTGGAGGTGATATGACACCAGAGGCAGCCCTAACTAAACTGTCATACACGCTCAGCAAGAGAAACCTTAGCTGGGAGGAGAAGAGGCag ATGCTGAGTGAGAATCTAAGAGGAGAAATGACTGTTGTACCCACAGGAGCCAAGTTCTCTTTGAGAGATAGCAAGTTCATTCAAGTGATTGCCAAATCTCTAAGTATCAGCAGCAAAGAG GAGTTAGAAGCCGTACGAGATGCATTAATTCCACCTTTGGCTTGTGCTGCAGCTAAACTGGGTGACATAGAGGCACTAAGAGCCATAGCCGAAATG GGTGGAAACCTGAGCTGTGGAGACTACGACGGCCGAACTCCCCTCCACATTGCAGCCTCTGAAGGGCACCTGCCCTTAGTTGAGTATTTGTTGACGTCTGGCGCGACTGTTTATGCCAGAGACAGATATGGATCTACCCCACTGATGAACGCCATCAAGTTCAG GCACATACCAGTGATCAACTTGTTACGAGAAACAGGAGCACACCTTTCAAGCCATGACTTGGAAGATGTTGGGACAATACTCTGCAG